In Bacillus sp. FJAT-45037, the following are encoded in one genomic region:
- the sdaAA gene encoding L-serine ammonia-lyase, iron-sulfur-dependent, subunit alpha, protein MFRNIAELVELAESQGIRLSEVMIRQEVEVSGKSREIIINQMKENLKVMAAAVERGITEDVRSVSGLTGGDAVKLQEYIKKRQYLSSEVLLDSVSKAVATNEVNAAMGTICATPTAGAAGVVPGVLFGMKNKLNPSEEEMIGYLFVAGACGFVVANNASISGAAGGCQAEVGSATGMAAAALVELAGGTPSQSAEAMAIALKNMLGLVCDPVAGLVEVPCVKRNAMGASNAIVAADMALAGITSRIPCDEVIDAMYKIGQTMPEALRETAQGGLAATPTARELEAKIFGVSLDKK, encoded by the coding sequence ATGTTTCGAAATATAGCAGAACTTGTTGAGTTAGCGGAATCACAAGGGATTCGTTTATCAGAAGTAATGATTCGTCAAGAAGTTGAAGTGAGTGGCAAATCTAGAGAAATTATCATCAATCAAATGAAAGAAAACTTAAAAGTCATGGCAGCGGCAGTTGAACGTGGAATTACAGAGGATGTTCGCTCTGTATCTGGTTTAACAGGAGGCGATGCCGTTAAGCTTCAAGAATACATTAAAAAAAGGCAATACCTATCAAGTGAAGTTTTATTAGATTCCGTGAGTAAAGCCGTAGCGACGAATGAAGTTAATGCTGCAATGGGAACGATTTGTGCCACCCCAACAGCGGGTGCAGCAGGCGTAGTCCCAGGTGTACTATTTGGAATGAAGAACAAGCTTAATCCATCAGAGGAAGAGATGATTGGGTATTTGTTTGTAGCTGGTGCATGTGGATTTGTTGTGGCTAACAATGCTTCTATTTCTGGTGCAGCTGGAGGGTGTCAAGCGGAAGTTGGCTCAGCAACAGGGATGGCTGCTGCAGCCTTAGTAGAACTTGCCGGAGGGACACCAAGTCAATCAGCTGAAGCCATGGCAATTGCTCTTAAAAATATGCTGGGTCTCGTCTGTGACCCTGTAGCTGGCTTAGTTGAGGTGCCTTGTGTGAAGAGAAATGCAATGGGTGCATCGAATGCTATTGTTGCAGCAGATATGGCCTTAGCGGGCATTACAAGTCGCATTCCATGTGATGAAGTGATTGATGCGATGTATAAAATTGGGCAAACCATGCCTGAAGCTCTTCGGGAAACTGCGCAAGGTGGATTAGCGGCGACGCCAACTGCACGAGAACTAGAAGCGAAAATCTTTGGTGTCTCGCTTGATAAAAAATGA
- the sdaAB gene encoding L-serine ammonia-lyase, iron-sulfur-dependent subunit beta — translation MKYRTVFDIIGPVMIGPSSSHTAGAARIGRVARTLFSELPDRADIYLYGSFAKTYRGHGTDVAIVGGILDFDTFDSRITNALSIAKDQNLEVHFYEEEALTDHPNTAKVVLSKGDIQIELVGISIGGGKIEIVELNGFSLRLSGNHPAILVVHNDRYGVIAGVSNVLAKHEINIGHMEVSRKEKGKEALMVIEVDQNVENALLRELEALPNIVKVTKIHD, via the coding sequence ATGAAGTATCGTACAGTTTTTGACATTATTGGTCCTGTTATGATTGGTCCATCTAGTTCACATACAGCGGGGGCTGCGAGAATCGGTCGAGTCGCGAGAACATTATTCTCTGAGTTGCCAGATAGAGCGGATATTTATTTGTATGGTTCGTTTGCCAAAACATATCGTGGGCATGGAACAGATGTAGCTATTGTTGGAGGAATCCTTGACTTTGATACATTTGATTCTAGAATTACGAATGCGCTGTCAATTGCCAAAGATCAAAACTTAGAGGTTCATTTTTATGAGGAAGAAGCTTTGACGGATCATCCTAACACCGCAAAAGTTGTCTTATCAAAAGGTGACATTCAGATTGAGCTTGTTGGGATTTCAATTGGTGGAGGAAAGATTGAGATTGTTGAATTAAATGGTTTTAGCCTTCGCTTATCAGGAAATCATCCAGCTATTTTGGTGGTTCATAATGATCGTTACGGGGTCATTGCTGGTGTTTCTAATGTGTTAGCTAAACATGAAATTAATATTGGTCATATGGAAGTTTCCCGTAAAGAAAAAGGGAAAGAGGCTTTGATGGTGATTGAGGTCGATCAAAATGTAGAAAATGCGCTATTGAGAGAGCTTGAGGCTTTGCCGAATATTGTGAAAGTAACAAAGATCCATGACTAG
- a CDS encoding DegV family protein: protein MLTKIKVVTDSTSDIPQELADQLGITMIPLNVIFSEDEVYQDGVTLTSKQFYEKISNEDTIPSTSQPTPYQFEELYRDLLNEEDVIILSIHLSSKMSGTYQAAMIAKQSLEESERIHVIDSKRASYAIGIIVVEVANMVQEGRSLEQCLERLDALLKETTVYFLVDTLEFLQKNGRIGKASAMIGSLLKIKPILSLTEEGEVCPYEKVRGQKKAINRIMDALTEQYGKDRIHIGVSHAVNDQLAAELMERMKVEFNVVSYVLTDIGAVIGAHVGPGTVALSVTKAE from the coding sequence GTGTTGACAAAAATAAAAGTAGTAACAGATAGTACATCTGATATTCCACAGGAACTAGCTGATCAATTAGGCATTACGATGATTCCTTTAAACGTTATCTTCTCAGAGGATGAAGTCTACCAAGATGGTGTGACACTAACGTCTAAACAATTTTATGAGAAGATTTCCAATGAAGATACGATTCCATCGACGTCTCAGCCAACACCTTATCAGTTTGAAGAGCTTTATCGGGACTTGTTAAACGAGGAAGATGTGATCATTCTCTCTATTCATCTCTCGTCTAAAATGAGTGGTACATACCAAGCGGCAATGATTGCTAAACAGTCACTTGAAGAATCGGAGAGAATCCATGTCATTGATTCCAAGCGTGCGTCTTATGCAATTGGTATTATTGTTGTCGAAGTAGCGAACATGGTTCAAGAAGGTCGGAGTCTTGAACAATGTTTAGAGCGTTTGGATGCTTTATTGAAGGAAACAACGGTTTACTTCTTAGTAGATACATTGGAGTTTCTACAAAAGAACGGGCGTATTGGGAAAGCTTCTGCGATGATTGGTTCTTTACTGAAAATAAAACCTATTCTCTCTTTGACAGAGGAAGGTGAAGTTTGTCCATATGAAAAAGTTCGTGGACAGAAAAAAGCGATTAATCGCATCATGGACGCATTAACAGAACAGTATGGCAAGGACCGTATTCATATTGGTGTGTCACATGCTGTAAATGACCAATTAGCTGCAGAATTAATGGAGCGGATGAAGGTTGAATTTAATGTAGTTTCATACGTTTTGACAGATATTGGCGCGGTAATTGGAGCGCATGTTGGTCCGGGTACTGTGGCTTTGTCTGTGACAAAAGCAGAATAA
- a CDS encoding DAK2 domain-containing protein, giving the protein MSVNMIEGKKLAHMFVEGAVNLSKHVKIVDSLNVFPVPDGDTGTNMNLSITSGVKEVKAQVSDNAGKVAASFAKGLLMGARGNSGVILSQLFRGFSKDIEGKGSIQAEDLAKALEHGVETAYKAVMKPVEGTILTVAKDAARHAVKVAKHEKDVVALMEEVLKEAKASLKRTPDLLPVLKEVGVVDSGGQGLVYIYEGFLAVLKGEELSDSLPEQPHMDDLVKIQHHNAQSHMSTEDIEFGYCTEVMVRFDEDKLAATPFDESAFRNELNECGDSLLVVSDEDLLKVHIHAEEPGEVLTKAQRFGQLINVKIENMREQHTHLLDETKAFYGEEQTIATATKEKSEYAIITVSMGSGIAKLFEGLGASKVIQGGQTMNPSTEDIVKAIEDANAKKVIILPNNGNIIMAAEQAAQVVEADAVVVPSKTVPQGLAALLSFNPTEELSVNADSMKEAMALVKTGQVTFAVRDTSIDGVDIKKDDFMGIAEKKIVSSGKDMVEVTKELLNTLMDEDSEIITILQGEDATEQQTKQLVSFIEEAYPEVEIDIQLGHQPLYSYIFSVE; this is encoded by the coding sequence GTGTCAGTTAATATGATCGAAGGAAAAAAACTTGCCCACATGTTTGTTGAAGGGGCAGTTAATTTATCAAAACATGTTAAGATTGTGGATTCACTAAATGTCTTTCCAGTTCCAGATGGTGATACGGGTACGAATATGAATTTATCCATTACATCTGGTGTGAAGGAAGTTAAAGCACAAGTAAGTGATAATGCAGGTAAGGTTGCTGCCTCTTTTGCAAAGGGGCTCCTAATGGGAGCGCGAGGAAACTCAGGGGTAATATTGTCTCAACTATTCCGCGGATTCTCAAAAGATATCGAAGGAAAAGGTTCCATTCAGGCTGAAGATCTCGCTAAAGCATTAGAGCATGGGGTAGAAACAGCTTATAAAGCCGTTATGAAGCCTGTTGAAGGAACAATCTTAACGGTTGCTAAAGATGCTGCTAGACATGCTGTGAAAGTAGCAAAGCATGAAAAAGATGTCGTTGCATTAATGGAAGAAGTCTTAAAAGAAGCTAAAGCCTCTTTAAAACGCACGCCTGATTTGCTACCAGTCTTAAAAGAAGTCGGTGTGGTGGATTCTGGTGGACAAGGCCTTGTTTACATTTATGAAGGATTCCTAGCGGTGTTAAAGGGCGAGGAATTGTCTGATTCATTGCCAGAGCAACCGCATATGGACGACCTTGTTAAAATTCAACATCACAATGCACAAAGCCATATGTCGACAGAGGATATTGAATTTGGTTATTGTACAGAAGTAATGGTTCGCTTTGATGAGGACAAGTTGGCGGCGACCCCATTTGACGAGTCTGCATTTCGTAATGAGTTAAATGAATGTGGAGATTCTCTTCTAGTGGTCTCGGATGAAGATCTTTTGAAAGTTCATATTCATGCTGAAGAGCCAGGAGAAGTTCTAACAAAAGCTCAACGGTTTGGTCAACTCATTAATGTTAAGATTGAGAACATGCGTGAACAACACACTCATTTGTTAGATGAAACAAAGGCATTTTACGGTGAAGAACAAACCATAGCGACAGCAACAAAAGAAAAAAGTGAATATGCGATTATCACTGTATCAATGGGAAGTGGTATTGCGAAGTTATTTGAAGGTTTGGGTGCTAGCAAAGTGATTCAAGGTGGCCAAACAATGAACCCAAGTACAGAGGATATCGTGAAGGCAATTGAAGATGCTAATGCGAAAAAAGTCATCATCTTACCAAACAATGGAAACATCATTATGGCTGCTGAACAAGCTGCTCAAGTTGTAGAAGCAGATGCGGTTGTTGTTCCGTCAAAAACGGTACCTCAAGGACTCGCAGCTCTATTGTCGTTTAACCCAACAGAAGAATTATCCGTCAATGCTGATTCGATGAAAGAAGCTATGGCTTTAGTGAAAACAGGGCAAGTTACGTTTGCAGTCCGAGATACGAGTATTGATGGCGTTGATATTAAAAAAGACGATTTCATGGGAATTGCTGAGAAGAAGATAGTAAGCTCAGGAAAAGACATGGTCGAGGTTACAAAAGAATTATTGAACACTCTAATGGATGAGGACAGTGAGATTATAACAATCTTACAAGGAGAAGATGCTACGGAGCAACAAACGAAGCAACTCGTATCATTCATTGAAGAGGCGTACCCTGAGGTAGAGATTGATATCCAACTTGGTCATCAACCTTTATATTCGTATATCTTCTCAGTTGAATAA
- a CDS encoding Asp23/Gls24 family envelope stress response protein gives MSIEMKTQLGVIDVSKDVVATIVGGAAVDCYGIIGMASQKQIKDGLSDLLGKENFRRGVVIREDEDRIHIDMYIIVSYGTKISEVAYNVQTKVKYQLEQMLGLDVDSVNIFVQGVRVTNP, from the coding sequence ATGTCCATTGAAATGAAAACCCAGCTAGGTGTTATCGATGTTTCTAAAGATGTAGTAGCAACGATCGTTGGTGGAGCGGCTGTTGATTGTTACGGAATTATTGGCATGGCCTCGCAAAAGCAAATTAAAGATGGCTTATCTGATTTGTTAGGAAAAGAAAATTTTCGTCGTGGTGTTGTCATCCGTGAAGATGAGGATCGCATACATATTGATATGTATATCATTGTGAGCTATGGAACAAAGATATCAGAAGTGGCATACAACGTACAGACTAAAGTAAAGTATCAATTAGAACAAATGTTAGGGTTAGATGTTGATTCCGTGAATATTTTTGTTCAAGGCGTCCGCGTTACGAATCCGTAA
- the rpmB gene encoding 50S ribosomal protein L28 encodes MARKCVITGKQARSGNKRSHALNKTKRRWGVNVQKVRILVDGKPKRVYVSTRALKSGKVERV; translated from the coding sequence ATGGCTCGTAAATGTGTAATTACTGGAAAACAAGCTAGAAGCGGCAACAAGCGTTCTCACGCATTGAATAAAACAAAACGCCGTTGGGGTGTTAACGTTCAAAAGGTTCGTATTTTAGTAGATGGTAAGCCTAAGCGTGTATACGTATCTACTCGCGCACTAAAATCTGGTAAAGTAGAACGCGTTTAA
- the spoVM gene encoding stage V sporulation protein SpoVM — MRFYTIKLPKFLGGFVRAMLNSFKKG; from the coding sequence ATGAGATTTTACACGATCAAACTGCCCAAATTTTTAGGTGGATTTGTAAGGGCGATGCTGAACTCATTCAAAAAGGGGTGA
- the rpe gene encoding ribulose-phosphate 3-epimerase, with protein MIKIAPSILSANFATLGADIKEVEEGGADYIHVDVMDGHFVPNITIGPLIVEAIKPITNLPLDVHLMIQNPDQYIEQFARAGADIITVHVEACSHLHRTIHLIKEQGLKAGVVLNPATSFETIKPIVQDLDMILFMTVNPGFGGQSFIPSVLPKIKEAATYIKKHGYKIEIEVDGGVNPDTARQCVEAGANVLVAGSAIYNKEDRKAAIAAIRG; from the coding sequence ATGATAAAAATCGCACCGTCCATCCTATCAGCTAACTTTGCAACACTGGGAGCAGATATTAAAGAAGTAGAAGAAGGGGGAGCAGACTATATTCATGTGGATGTGATGGATGGACATTTTGTCCCTAACATTACGATTGGCCCCCTTATAGTTGAAGCAATTAAACCAATTACAAATTTACCTCTAGATGTGCATTTAATGATTCAGAATCCTGATCAATACATTGAGCAATTTGCTCGTGCAGGAGCAGATATTATCACCGTACATGTGGAAGCTTGCTCGCATCTTCACCGCACTATTCACCTTATTAAAGAACAGGGACTAAAAGCCGGTGTGGTTTTAAACCCTGCGACGTCTTTTGAAACAATTAAACCAATTGTCCAAGATTTAGATATGATCTTGTTTATGACTGTGAATCCAGGATTTGGCGGGCAATCCTTTATTCCGTCTGTTTTACCGAAGATCAAAGAAGCAGCTACATATATTAAAAAACACGGATATAAGATAGAAATTGAAGTAGATGGTGGAGTTAATCCAGATACCGCAAGACAATGTGTAGAGGCCGGAGCCAATGTATTGGTTGCAGGATCAGCGATTTACAATAAAGAAGATCGTAAAGCAGCCATTGCTGCCATTAGAGGATGA
- the rsgA gene encoding ribosome small subunit-dependent GTPase A encodes MAIGLIVKALSGFYYVQNEDGLFQCRGRGNFRKRKIKPLVGDRVEFEAENRTDGYVLDVFERKNELIRPPIANVDQALLVFSAKEPDFSTLLLDRFLVHIEANKIEPLIVISKADLLTEADYQAIVDYKAQYEEIGYQVLITSTTIDGGIDEVLTHTGNKITVVAGQSGVGKSSLLNVLKPELAIETNEISTHLGRGKHTTRHVELLPIGTGLIADTPGFSSLDFIEMEHEELSSYFPEMARRHEYCKFRGCTHTSEPKCAVKDALDQGEIIQHRYDHYLQFLDEIKNQKRRY; translated from the coding sequence ATGGCGATAGGGTTGATTGTAAAAGCTTTAAGTGGTTTCTATTATGTACAAAACGAAGACGGCTTGTTTCAATGTCGCGGTCGAGGGAATTTCAGAAAACGAAAGATTAAACCACTTGTCGGAGACCGTGTAGAGTTTGAAGCAGAAAATCGCACAGATGGATACGTCTTAGATGTATTCGAAAGAAAAAATGAATTAATTAGGCCACCAATTGCCAATGTGGATCAAGCTTTGCTTGTGTTCTCAGCAAAAGAACCTGATTTTAGTACTCTATTACTAGATCGTTTTCTAGTACATATTGAAGCAAATAAAATTGAACCTCTCATTGTTATATCTAAGGCAGATCTATTGACAGAAGCTGATTATCAAGCGATTGTTGACTATAAAGCACAATACGAAGAGATCGGCTATCAAGTATTAATAACATCTACGACAATCGATGGCGGTATTGACGAGGTTTTAACACATACTGGGAATAAGATTACCGTCGTTGCAGGTCAATCAGGCGTAGGGAAATCTTCACTACTAAATGTATTAAAGCCTGAACTAGCTATAGAAACAAACGAAATTTCAACGCATTTAGGGCGGGGGAAACATACGACTAGGCATGTAGAGTTGCTACCAATTGGTACGGGCCTTATTGCGGATACACCTGGATTTAGCTCCTTAGACTTTATTGAGATGGAGCATGAAGAACTATCAAGCTATTTTCCAGAAATGGCTCGACGTCACGAGTATTGCAAGTTTAGAGGCTGCACTCATACTTCTGAACCAAAATGTGCAGTAAAAGATGCACTAGACCAAGGTGAGATTATTCAACATCGATATGATCATTATTTGCAATTTCTTGATGAAATTAAGAATCAAAAACGGAGGTACTAA
- the pknB gene encoding Stk1 family PASTA domain-containing Ser/Thr kinase has translation MLGQRIADRYQILETIGGGGMANVYLALDVILDRHVAVKVLQPQFSEDEQFIKRFRREAQAATSLNHPNVVNIYDVGEEGNTYYIVMEYVRGLTLKELIQQEGPLKTERVLDLFKQMMAAISHAHANQIIHRDIKPHNILVSEDGVAKVADFGIARAISSATITHTNSVMGSVHYLSPEQARGGHVTYRSDIYSLGIVLYEMVTGTLPFKGDTAVSIAIKHLQSEIPSAKTIVPELPQSIENVIRQATIKDPEKRYPTVTEMEEDVETVLDPERLNEPMFTLMDEEDEKTKAIPIIRDEQLSEDDIDKTIEVTSSQPTIPPTPIISKDKKMGQPQNQGPSEPPQPSKKKKRWLWGILITLFLVLGSAVAALVLFPNLFYVAEVEVPDVVGKPFEEAEEDLLRLNLMVEREEIETEEVDPGHVARQSQRAGSKVKEQSRVILYVNGQEEGIELDDVTGLPVDRAEELLSDQGFTVERIEREDSSEAPGIVLDQRPNAGELVLAGETTIYLTYAVQSDIRLRNLEGEREEAVKEYLNEVGLNGRFQEEYSDTVDEGLVIRQSPGAFTSVRAGDDVQIIVSRGPREVQPPPEPTEPPETPQEPDPQPEEDSEPVTKQYDVNQPVDVSEEDQAAGNEYAIRIVYRDATTEGSDQVFVEESISETKIYSIPLEVSETYPGSFDVYVNETLAHSSKQYTID, from the coding sequence ATGTTAGGTCAACGAATTGCAGATCGTTATCAAATTCTTGAAACGATCGGTGGCGGTGGGATGGCAAATGTTTATCTAGCATTAGACGTCATTTTAGATCGCCACGTCGCCGTGAAAGTACTCCAACCACAGTTTTCAGAAGATGAACAGTTCATCAAACGTTTTCGCCGTGAAGCACAAGCAGCAACAAGCCTCAATCATCCTAATGTGGTAAACATTTATGATGTGGGAGAAGAAGGTAATACTTACTACATCGTCATGGAATATGTAAGAGGACTAACTTTAAAAGAGCTCATACAACAAGAGGGGCCCCTTAAAACAGAACGAGTGCTTGATTTATTTAAACAAATGATGGCCGCCATTTCACATGCACATGCTAATCAAATCATTCACCGTGATATTAAGCCACATAATATTTTAGTGAGTGAAGACGGGGTGGCTAAAGTTGCCGACTTTGGAATTGCTCGAGCAATTTCTTCAGCAACAATTACCCATACGAACTCTGTCATGGGTTCTGTCCATTACTTATCACCAGAACAAGCGCGAGGTGGACATGTAACGTATCGTTCTGATATCTATTCACTTGGAATTGTTCTTTATGAAATGGTGACAGGGACATTACCATTTAAAGGGGATACTGCTGTCTCGATTGCGATTAAACATCTACAAAGTGAGATTCCATCAGCAAAAACGATCGTTCCTGAATTACCTCAGAGTATCGAAAACGTGATTCGACAAGCAACGATTAAAGATCCTGAAAAGCGATACCCTACTGTCACTGAGATGGAGGAAGATGTTGAGACAGTTTTAGATCCTGAACGTTTAAATGAACCTATGTTTACGTTGATGGATGAAGAAGATGAAAAAACAAAAGCCATTCCCATTATTAGAGACGAGCAATTAAGTGAGGATGACATTGATAAAACGATTGAGGTAACATCTAGTCAACCTACGATTCCACCTACACCAATTATTTCAAAGGACAAAAAGATGGGCCAGCCACAAAACCAAGGTCCGAGTGAGCCACCTCAACCAAGCAAGAAAAAGAAGCGTTGGTTATGGGGGATTCTTATCACGCTATTTCTAGTTCTTGGATCAGCGGTAGCGGCACTTGTGCTATTTCCAAACCTATTCTATGTTGCAGAAGTGGAAGTGCCAGATGTAGTTGGGAAACCGTTTGAAGAGGCTGAGGAAGATCTTCTTCGTTTAAATTTAATGGTTGAGCGAGAAGAAATAGAAACCGAAGAGGTAGATCCTGGTCATGTTGCGCGACAAAGTCAACGAGCTGGATCGAAGGTGAAGGAACAATCGAGAGTCATACTCTATGTAAATGGTCAGGAAGAAGGCATTGAATTAGACGATGTGACGGGTCTTCCTGTTGACCGCGCTGAAGAATTGTTAAGTGATCAAGGGTTTACAGTCGAACGGATTGAGCGAGAAGACTCTTCTGAGGCACCGGGTATTGTTCTAGATCAACGACCGAATGCTGGTGAGCTTGTGTTAGCAGGTGAGACAACGATTTATTTAACTTATGCCGTTCAGTCAGACATTCGATTACGTAATCTAGAAGGTGAACGAGAAGAAGCGGTAAAAGAATACTTGAATGAGGTAGGCTTAAATGGTCGTTTCCAAGAAGAATATTCAGATACTGTTGATGAAGGTCTAGTCATTCGACAATCTCCTGGTGCTTTCACAAGTGTTCGGGCTGGGGATGATGTTCAGATTATTGTTTCAAGAGGACCAAGAGAAGTACAGCCGCCCCCTGAGCCTACGGAACCACCTGAGACACCACAAGAGCCAGATCCACAACCAGAAGAAGATAGTGAACCTGTCACAAAACAATACGACGTGAACCAGCCTGTTGATGTATCTGAAGAAGATCAAGCGGCAGGGAACGAGTATGCCATTCGGATTGTCTACCGTGACGCAACAACGGAAGGTTCTGATCAAGTGTTTGTAGAAGAATCTATTTCTGAGACGAAAATCTATTCTATTCCACTTGAGGTAAGTGAGACGTACCCTGGTTCATTTGATGTGTATGTCAATGAAACCTTGGCACATAGCTCGAAACAATATACGATTGATTAA